In Terriglobales bacterium, the following proteins share a genomic window:
- a CDS encoding MBL fold metallo-hydrolase, producing MRRVIGVGMLLFALAAVAMAQQRDFSKVEIKVTKVTEAVYMLQGSGGNITLFTGPEGVVMVDTEFAALAPKVEAALKGITDKPLRFVVNTHWHFDHTDGNAAWSAQAPIIANDLLRARMASGGKVLTMDFKPAPADALPAITYPDRMALHLNGEDVEIIHYPAAHTDGDSVVYFPKEHVAATGDEYFANIFPFIDLESGGSVKGYLDAVDKQIAMYPEDVKIIPGHGPLSTLADFRAYASMLRDCAGIVEDGIRHGKSAEQLKQEKVLAKYHKFSSSFIDEDKFIDTLYKSLGGEKK from the coding sequence ATGCGCAGAGTGATCGGAGTGGGGATGCTGCTGTTCGCGCTGGCCGCCGTGGCCATGGCGCAGCAGCGCGATTTCAGCAAGGTGGAGATCAAGGTCACCAAGGTGACCGAAGCGGTGTACATGCTGCAGGGCTCCGGCGGGAACATCACCCTCTTCACCGGCCCCGAGGGCGTGGTCATGGTGGACACGGAATTCGCGGCGCTGGCGCCCAAGGTCGAGGCCGCGCTCAAGGGCATCACCGACAAGCCCCTGCGCTTCGTGGTCAACACCCACTGGCACTTCGACCACACCGACGGCAATGCCGCGTGGAGCGCGCAGGCGCCCATCATCGCCAACGACCTGCTGCGGGCGCGCATGGCCAGCGGCGGCAAGGTGCTGACCATGGACTTCAAGCCCGCGCCCGCGGATGCCCTGCCCGCCATCACCTACCCCGACCGCATGGCGCTGCACCTGAACGGCGAGGACGTCGAGATCATTCACTATCCCGCGGCGCACACCGACGGCGACAGCGTGGTGTACTTCCCCAAGGAGCACGTGGCCGCTACCGGCGACGAATATTTCGCCAACATCTTCCCCTTCATCGACCTGGAGAGTGGAGGCAGCGTGAAGGGCTACCTGGACGCGGTGGACAAACAGATCGCCATGTACCCCGAGGACGTGAAGATCATCCCCGGGCACGGGCCGCTCTCCACCCTGGCCGACTTCCGCGCCTACGCCAGCATGCTGCGCGATTGCGCCGGCATCGTGGAAGACGGCATCCGCCACGGCAAGAGCGCCGAGCAGCTCAAGCAGGAGAAGGTGCTGGCCAAGTACCACAAGTTCTCGTCCAGCTTCATCGACGAGGACAAGTTCATCGACACCCTCTACAAGAGCCTGGGCGGAGAAAAGAAGTAG